AAGAGCATGTGGAAGCTTCTACAGTATGTTGAGTCAGAGTCATGATTCAGTACTTTGAACAATAGGGGCCGTCATGCAGTCTTTGGGTCTGTTCAGGTATAAATGTAGGGGCTTGACACAGGAAGAGCATCAGTTCACCAACCGATCTCTGAgagaccaccaacaccacaatCATGATGGGCAAGGTAAAGATATATCAACATAAATCATTGATTTGTATTCATGTAATAACATTCAATATATTGTACATTAAATATTGCAGCCAACTTGTTGTTATCATCAGAAATAGCACAATGTTCTGTAATGATATACCATGGTTGACAAATTATTTGTTTCAGATCACTTTCTACGAGGAGAAGAACTTCCAGGGTCGCTCCTATGAGTGCATGAGCGACTGCTCCGACATGTCCTCCCACATGAGCAGGTGCCAGTCCTGCAGGGTGGAGAGCGGCTGCTTCATGCTCTATGAGAAGAACAACTACATGGGCCAGCAGTTCTtcatgaggaggggagagtacAACGACATGCACCGCATGCAGAGCATGGGAATGATGTTTGACAACATCAGGTCCTGCAGAATGATCCCCTTTGTAAGAGAACTCACCAACAGTTCAAGTGTTACACTAACAAAGTTAAACTGTTAAATTGACTTTGTTTGCTAATAGGTCAGCTTACACTGTTTCTCTGAATCTCTGCATTACAGCACAGAGGCCAGTTCAGGATGAAGATCTACGAGAGGGAGAACTTCGGTGGTCAGTCCAATGAGATGATGGACGACTGTGACAACATCCAGGATCGTTACCGCATGTCCGACTGCCAGTCCTGCCACGTGATGGACGGCCACTGGCTGATGTACGAGCAGCCTCACTACAAGGGCAGGATGATGTACATGAGGCCTGGAGAGTACAGGAGCTTCAGGGAGATGATGAGCGGCCAGAGGTTCATGAGCATGAGGCGTATCACTGACATGTGTTAGTTTCCT
The window above is part of the Gadus morhua chromosome 20, gadMor3.0, whole genome shotgun sequence genome. Proteins encoded here:
- the LOC115533719 gene encoding gamma-crystallin M1 → MMGKITFYEEKNFQGRSYECMSDCSDMSSHMSRCQSCRVESGCFMLYEKNNYMGQQFFMRRGEYNDMHRMQSMGMMFDNIRSCRMIPFHRGQFRMKIYERENFGGQSNEMMDDCDNIQDRYRMSDCQSCHVMDGHWLMYEQPHYKGRMMYMRPGEYRSFREMMSGQRFMSMRRITDMC